In one window of Rhinatrema bivittatum chromosome 10, aRhiBiv1.1, whole genome shotgun sequence DNA:
- the ACADM gene encoding medium-chain specific acyl-CoA dehydrogenase, mitochondrial, which translates to MRALRAGRVLHGIAQFGWRSQSVSAHAPALSQKAHSGLGFSFELTEQQKEFQATARKFAREDIIPVAAQYDKTGEYPVPLIKRAWELGLMNSHIPENCGGLGLGIFDACLITEEIAYGCTGVQTAIEANSLGQMPVIIAGNEQQQKKYLGRLTEEPLMCAYCVTEPGAGSDVAGLQTRAEKKGNEYIINGQKMWITNGGKANWYFLLARTEPKASAGKAFTGFIVEADTPGVQIGRKEMNMGQRCSDTRGIVFEDVRVPAENVLLAEGAGFKIAMGAFDKTRPPVAAGAVGLAQRALDEATKYSLERKTFGKQLAEHQAVSFLLAEMAIKVELARMGYQRAAWEVDSGRRNTYYASIAKAFAGDIANQIASDAVQIFGGNGFNSEYPVEKLMRDAKIYQIYEGTAQIQRLIIAREHLGKFNN; encoded by the exons ATGAGGGCTTTGCGAGCGGGCAGG GTCCTGCACGGCATTGCACAGTTTGGTTGGCGATCGCAGTCTGTCTCAGCTCATGCCCCAGCACTTTCGCAGAAAGCTCACTCTGGACTTGGCTTTAGCTTTG AGTTAACTGAGCAACAAAAAGAGTTTCAGGCGACTGCACGTAAATTTGCCAGAGAAGACATTATTCCTGTGGCTGCACAATATGACAAAACTGGCGAG TATCCTGTTCCCCTCATAAAAAGGGCCTGGGAGCTGGGACTGATGAATTCACATATACCAGAAAACTGCG GGGGTCTTGGGCTTGGAATATTTGATGCTTGCCTTATTACAGAAGAAATAGCATATGGATGTACAGGGGTGCAAACTGCTATAGAAGCAAATTCTCTTGGA CAAATGCCAGTCATAATTGCGGGAAATGAGCAACAGCAGAAGAAGTATCTGGGAAGACTGACAGAGGAACCACTGATGTGT gcaTACTGCGTAACAGAACCTGGAGCAGGATCTGATGTTGCAGGTTTACAGACCAGAGCTGAGAAGAAAGGCAATGAATATATCATCAATGGACAAAAAATGTGGATTACCAATGGAGGCAAAGCTAATTG GTATTTTCTGTTGGCTCGTACTGAACCTAAAGCTTCTGCTGGAAAAGCCTTTACTGGTTTTATAGTCGAGGCAGACACGCCTGGTGTCCAGATTGGAAGAAAG gAGATGAACATGGGCCAGCGCTGCTCAGACACCAGAGGAATAGTCTTTGAAGATGTGCGGGTACCTGCAGAGAATGTCCTCCTTGCCGAgggagcaggttttaaaatcgcTATGGGAGCATTTGATAAAACCAGGCCTCCA GTAGCAGCTGGTGCTGTAGGACTGGCCCAGAGAGCACTAGATGAGGCTACCAAATACTCTTTAGAAAGAAAGACTTTTGGAAAGCAACTTGCAGAG CATCAAGCAGTGTCTTTTTTGCTAGCGGAAATGGCAATCAAAGTGGAACTAGCTCGAATGGGCTACCAGAGAGCGGCATGGGAAGTTGATTCTGGTCGACGGAATACTTATTATGCATCTATTGCCAAGGCATTTGCTGGGGACATTGCAAACCAAATTGCGTCTGATGCTGTACAGATATTTGGAGGGAATGGATTTAATAGTGAATATCCAGTAGAAAAACTAATGAGAGATGCCAAAATCTATCag ATCTATGAAGGCACTGCTCAAATTCAAAGGTTGATCATAGCGCGTGAACACCTTGGCAAGTTCAACAATTAG